Sequence from the Helianthus annuus cultivar XRQ/B chromosome 13, HanXRQr2.0-SUNRISE, whole genome shotgun sequence genome:
AAGGAGACGACAGGGTCAGAAACAACGATCTCGGCACCACCCATGAAATCGTCTTGCAGATCTTTCAAACAGATTTCGAGATGAAGCTCACCGGCACCTGCGATGATGTGCTCACCGGACTCCTCAATGGTGCAAACAACCATAGGGTCAGATTTAGCTAACCGTTTCAAACCTTCGACGAGCTTTGGTAAGTCGGATGCAACCTTACACTGAACCGCAACACGAACGACAGGTGAGACGGAGAATTTCATGGCTCGAATCGGGTGTGCGTCGACTTCCTTCTCGTTAGTTAGCGTAGCGTTTTTGGTAATAAACTGATCCAAACCAACCATCGCAACAGTGTTTCCACAAGGAACATCTTCAACAGTTTCTTGTTTCTTTCCCATCCAAATAACGGTCCTTTGAACACTTTTAACGTACAGATCTTTCTTCTCACCTGGAACATAATTCGGACCCATGATTCTAACCTTCAAACCGGTTGAAACCTTTCCAGCAAACACACGACCAAAAGCGAAAAACCTTCCTTTATCAGAAGCGGGAATCATCTTCGACACATATAACATAAGCGGGCCATCGGGATCGCAGTTCCTAATAGCATTGGCGTACATATCATCCAACGGACCTTCATACAAATTCTCAACACGGTATTTTTGGGCCGTATGAGGAGACGGTAAATGAAATATCATCATTTCAAGTAAAGCAGTAGCAGCCGGAAGCCAGTTTTGCATAACACGTTTCATCAACGCTTTTCCCATTAACTCCTTCTCTTCGGACTTCATTGTAACACCGAGTTTGGTCAGCATAGGCCAGAGTTTATCTTTCTGGTCGTTCATGCACGTGTTAATAATCATCTTGATGGGCTCGTAACAGAACTGAACGAAACCACGTTGGCATGAAGCAGAACCCGTATTCTTCGTCGTCCACTTTTTGGTTTTCGGGTCAAAAAAGTTCTCACCCCAGAGCCTTTCCATCATCTTCGCTTCATCAACACCAAACTTAGAAGCATACATTTTCGCGAAGTTGGTCAAAGTAAAAGCCCAACCATGTAACCCAGCAGAGAAAGCAACGGTACCTTTCTCAGGGTAAACCATGACATCACCGAGAAGCGGGTCCTCATAAGTAGCCATGATGACATTCGCGTTTTCGATAACCCTTTGAAACGTCTGGTATGCTTCTTCTCCGTCAACTTGAAGCTCAAGGAAACAACGGTCCATTTTGTTGACGGTCAACACGGGTCGAATCCTTTCACCGAGAGCTTGACGAAGGACGGTTTCGGTCTGGACGCAGACACCTTCGATACAATCAACAACCACCAATGCACCATCAGTGATACGGAGTGCAGCAGTAACTTCAGATGAGAAGTCAACGTGCCCAGGTGAGTCAATGAGATTGATGAGGTACTCATTCCCGTTACGTTCTCCTTTAAAGCTCTTGAGAGCCTCATCAGTCATTTCATAGTAAAGTGATATCCCAGTTGACTTGATCGTGATACCGCGTTCAGCTTCATCAGCACGTGTATCGGTCATTCGTACATCACCAGCAACTTCTTGTGCGATAAtaccagcagcagccacaagagAGTCGGTCAACGTTGACTTCCCTGTTATTATAAAAGAGAAACCGGGGATCAGATATAGCAACTAGCAAGTCTAAACATTACAAGGTATGATCATAAAGACGTAAACAAAACGATAAATACAAAACACATACCGTGATCCACATGAGCAATAACAGACATGTTACGGATGTTATGCTTGTAGTCCATGATCCGACGAAGCTCCTCCGCCGTAAACTTCACCTGTTTATCGATGCCAAAAACGACAAAACATAAGACAACTGTAAATAACCGAATACACAAATAAAACAAATGTTTCAGAATATGTGAA
This genomic interval carries:
- the LOC110899084 gene encoding elongation factor 2 → MVKFTAEELRRIMDYKHNIRNMSVIAHVDHGKSTLTDSLVAAAGIIAQEVAGDVRMTDTRADEAERGITIKSTGISLYYEMTDEALKSFKGERNGNEYLINLIDSPGHVDFSSEVTAALRITDGALVVVDCIEGVCVQTETVLRQALGERIRPVLTVNKMDRCFLELQVDGEEAYQTFQRVIENANVIMATYEDPLLGDVMVYPEKGTVAFSAGLHGWAFTLTNFAKMYASKFGVDEAKMMERLWGENFFDPKTKKWTTKNTGSASCQRGFVQFCYEPIKMIINTCMNDQKDKLWPMLTKLGVTMKSEEKELMGKALMKRVMQNWLPAATALLEMMIFHLPSPHTAQKYRVENLYEGPLDDMYANAIRNCDPDGPLMLYVSKMIPASDKGRFFAFGRVFAGKVSTGLKVRIMGPNYVPGEKKDLYVKSVQRTVIWMGKKQETVEDVPCGNTVAMVGLDQFITKNATLTNEKEVDAHPIRAMKFSVSPVVRVAVQCKVASDLPKLVEGLKRLAKSDPMVVCTIEESGEHIIAGAGELHLEICLKDLQDDFMGGAEIVVSDPVVSFRETVLEKSSRTVMSKSPNKHNRLYMEARPMEEGLAEAIDEGRVGPRDDPKVRGKILSEEFGWDKDLAKKIWCFGPETTGPNMVVDMCKGVQYLNEIKDSVVAGFQWASKEGALAEENMRGICFEVCDVVLHADAIHRGGGQVIPTARRVIYASQLTAKPRLLEPVYLVEIQAPEQALGGIYSVLNQRRGHVFEEMQRPGTPLYNIKAYLPVVESFGFSGALRASTSGQAFPQCVFDHWDMMSSDPLEVGSQASTLVTQIRKRKGLKEQMTPLSEFEDKL